A single Vulpes lagopus strain Blue_001 chromosome 3, ASM1834538v1, whole genome shotgun sequence DNA region contains:
- the BTBD8 gene encoding BTB/POZ domain-containing protein 8 isoform X2, whose product MLSGCWAESSQEYITLQGINHVEMNVMMHFIYGGILDFPDKANVGQILNMADMYGLEGLKEVAIYILRRDYCNFFQKPVSRRLASVLECLIIAHTVGVDSLFAECMKWIVKHFARFWSERSFANVPPEIQKSCLNMLIQSLNDENAAFLLMESDRLIISLPRVKWTEVALTMASQLQEECIAFIIKNFSTIIQSENFALLLQSQAMSSTADLLDKILKAIEENITTENSCSLLMALDMLLNSDNTKEMGFTCKIQALRDKLWIFLVQSFYAVRHTESWKLMSTDDQQKIQAAAFDKGDDRRLGKKPVFSSSQQRRQVSDSGVIKNKSWRGNTKDCWSYPSTKQKMKSDGLGAAGHSSNTNRNTVNKTLKHDDLKEKGSTKVASKVTKELKTGGKNVSGKPKAVIKSQTENSDNAKSANASPRQAVERSAGASANGQKNSLNEKGVRNQEGHITGARPKVLTGTINVQAKPKPLKKVTGKDSPCLSIAEPASRSTNSSMELLISNECLDEPKENGAVGEEKPSGDKLSFCEPPGQTVKNNVESIKTSSVVVKSRPVSKVANGTSNKKSIQEETNINNSVLKKVTSKGYSDPVPQAIIKKKGNGSGCATAQQRTKNASSNLAKTQGDSPNSVKSSVSSKQSEENVTKLDLNTTTDKQTPKKKIVKQGHTPLPKVNAKIGAMPKNLNQSKKSEILSNKDSKQKMLPGQVILKTQPSQRPLKSETCVVQKSMLHDVHENNNKDDISEQKPHEPLINLTSEISSTEAFQSSCKPKPQKPLSNQGKEKLVLECQSISNLDKSIKHELESKQTGSDKNEAKFSGKESDHPNTAKIYCHFDGSANVDSKLYTTTVLKSMISNPSENSLNSNPVCDLDSANPKQIHSVSDREKQGEEQDTNKKLSIKCVKDVLPCVPGRTNGTLNSVQDDRKSKIHVEEQKIPRHLSDDSAMSEIKHATADSDISSKCVLEHTSGKNSPKDMETTETPDSHETPEVPFMSHWNLSTSGLHQRESPESDTGSATTSSDDIKPRSEDYDAGGSQDDDGSNDRGISKCGTMLCHDFLGRSSSDTSTPEELKIYDSNLRIEVKMKKQSSNDLFQVNSTSDDEIPRKRPEIWSRSTVVHPREKENILRGSIQFAQEVDQVSSSADETEDERSEAENVGENFSTSNSAPQQFQGIINLAFEDATENESHEFSATKNFKRSVLLSVDECEELGSDEGEAHTPFQPSVDSLSPSDVFDGISHEHHGRTCYSRYTHGSEGSILECKQDKGKSVYKNESSLLGPSSIDSSRKDKQSALATGKKYTADVLSKGGRQLLPEDKKVNSGNDVDNDFQQRSKLSDSDIKSQERPCHLELHQREPNSDIPKNSSTKFLDSCRSQLLPQEGQVKENHSTATKKANIALSAGDIDDCDTLAQTYMYDHRPSKTLSPIYEMDVIEAFEQKMESETHVTDMDFEDDQHFAEQDWTLLKQLLSEQDSNLNITNSVPEDLNLAQYLINQTLLLARDSSKPQGKAHVDTLNRWSELTSPLDDSSASITMASFSSEDCSPQGEWTILELETQH is encoded by the exons tataaacCATGTAGAAATGAATGTTATGATGCATTTTATATATGGAGGAATTTTGGACTTTCCAGACAAAGCTAATGTTGG tcagaTACTCAATATGGCCGATATGTATGGACTAGAAGGATTAAAAGAAGTAGCAATCTATATTTTAAGAAGAGATTACtgtaatttctttcagaag CCCGTTTCCAGAAGGTTGGCGTCTGTATTAGAATGCCTGATTATTGCTCATACAGTTGGAGTGGACAGTCTTTTTGCTGAGTGCATGAA atggaTTGTAAAGCATTTTGCAAGGTTTTGGTCTGAGAGAAGTTTTGCAAATGTACCTCCTGAGATTCAGAAAAGTTGTCTTAATATGTTGATTCAGTCTTTA aatgatGAGAATGCTGCTTTTCTTCTGATGGAAAGCGACAGGCTAATCATCAGTTTACCCAGAGTGAAGTGGACAGAAGTAGCACTGACTATGGCATCTCAGCTGCAAGAAGAATGTAttgcatttattataaaaaatttctcCACGATTATTCAAAGTGAAAATTTTGCTCTTCTCTTACAG TCACAAGCAATGAGCAGCACAGCTGATCTAttggacaaaattttaaaagcaattgaaGAAAATATTACCACTGAGAATAGTTGCTCTCTTCTAATGGCTTTGGACATGTTACTGAACTCTGACAATACAAAGGAAATG GGTTTTACGTGCAAGATCCAGGCTCTGCGTGATAAGCTGTGGATCTTCCTGGTTCAGTCTTTCTATGCTGTTCGTCACACAGAAAGCTGGAAGCTGATGAGCACAGATGATCAACAGAAAATCCAAGCAG CTGCATTTGACAAAGGTGATGATCGAAGACTTGGCAAAAAGCCTGTATTCAGTAGTTCTCAG caAAGGAGACAAGTTTCTGACTCTGGTGttataaaaaacaaatcttgGAGAGGAAATACCAAGGATTGTTGGAGTTATCCCTCTACTAAGCAAAAGATGAAATCTGATGGATTGGGAGCAGCTGGACATTCATCAAATACTAATAGAAATACtgtaaataaaactttgaaacatGATGATTTAAAGGAAAAGGGTAGTACAAAGGTAGCATCTAAAGTTACAAAAGAGCttaaaactggggggaaaaatgtcTCTGGAAAGCCCAAAGCTGTAATAAAGTCCCAAACAGAAAACAGTGATAATGCTAAGTCCGCAAATGCATCACCTAGACAAGCTGTGGAAAGATCAGCAGGAGCGTCAGCAAATGGACAGAAAAATTCATTAAATGAGAAAGGAGTGAGAAATCAGGAAGGGCACATTACAGGTGCCAGACCCAAGGTACTCACTGGAACCATAAACGTGCAAGCCAAACCAAAGCCTTTGAAGAAAGTGACAGGAAAAGATTCTCCATGCCTCAGCATTGCAGAGCCTGCTAGCAGATCAACCAATTCAAGTATGGAATTACTGATTTCCAATGAATGTCTGGATGAACCAAAAGAAAATGGAGCAGTAGGAGAAGAGAAGCCTTCTGGTGATAAATTGTCCTTTTGTGAACCTCCAGGACAGACAGTGAAAAACAATGTGGAAAGTATCAAAACTTCTTCTGTAG TAGTAAAATCTCGACCTGTTTCAAAAGTTGCCAATggaacttcaaataaaaaaagcattcaagaagaaactaatataaataacag TGTGCTAAAGAAGGTCACTAGCAAAGGATATAGTGATCCAGTACCACAggctattataaagaaaaaaggaaatggcagTGGATGTGCTACAGCTCAACAGAGAACAAAAAATGCCTCATCTAATCTTGCTAAAACTCAAG GAGACTCACCAAATTCAGTAAAATCTTCAGTCTCTTCAAAGCAGTCTGAAGAAAATGTGACAAAATTGGACCTCAATACAACTACAGATAAACAAACACCTAAGAAAAAGATTGTCAAGCAAGGACACACACCTTTGCCCAAGGTTAATGCAAAAATAGGGGCAATGCCTAAAAACTTAAATCAGTCTAAGAAAAGTGAAATTTTGAGTAATAAAGattcaaaacagaaaatgctTCCTGGACAGGTTATATTGAAAACTCAGCCTTCTCAAAgacctttaaaaagtgaaacatgtGTTGTCCAAAAAAGTATGCTTCATGATGTACATGAAAATAATAACAAGGATGATATTTCTGAACAGAAGCCTCATGAACCTCTAATTAATCTCACATCAGAAATCAGCAGTACAGAAGCTTTCCAGTCATCATGCAAACCTAAGCCACAAAAGCCATTAAGCAaccaagggaaagagaaattagTATTAGAATGCCAAAGTATTTCAAATCtggataaatcaataaaacatgaACTGGAATCAAAACAGACTGGTTCagataaaaatgaagcaaaattttCTGGCAAAGAATCAGATCATCCCAACACAGCTAAAATATATTGTCATTTTGATGGGAGTGCTAATGTAGATTCAAAATTATATACCACCACTGTCCTAAAATCCATGATTTCAAATCCCAGTGAAAACTCTTTGAATTCTAATCCTGTTTGTGATTTAGACTCAGCAAATCCAAAGCAAATCCATTCAGTAtcagacagggagaagcaaggagaggaacaagatacaaataaaaaattaagcattaaaTGTGTCAAAGATGTTTTACCATGTGTTCCTGGAAGGACAAATGGCACCTTAAATTCTGTCCAAGATGacagaaaatctaaaattcatGTAGAAGAACAGAAAATTCCTAGGCACTTATCTGATGATTCtgctatgagtgaaatcaaacaTGCTACAGCAGACTCAGATATTTCCTCCAAGTGTGTTTTGGAACATACATCAGGAAAAAATTCTCctaaagatatggaaacaacagaAACTCCAGATAGCCATGAAACTCCAGAAGTTCCATTTATGAGCCACTGGAATTTGAGTACCAGTGGTCTGCATCAGAGAGAGAGTCCTGAATCTGATACTGGCAGTGCTACCACATCCTCTGATGACATAAAGCCCAGATCTGAAGACTATGATGCTGGAGGGTCTCAGGATGATGATGGGTCAAATGACAGAGGTATTTCTAAATGTGGCACTATGCTGTGCCATGATTTTCTTGGAAGAAGTAGTAGTGATACCAGTACTCctgaggaattaaaaatatatgatagtAATTTAAGAAttgaagtgaaaatgaaaaagcaaagtagTAATGATCTTTTCCAAGTCAATTCAACAAGTGATGATGAGATTCCTAGGAAAAGGCCAGAAATTTGGTCTCGATCTACAGTAGTCCAccctagagaaaaagaaaatattctacgAGGCAGCATCCAGTTTGCTCAAGAAGTAGATCAAGTTTCTTCCTCAGCAGATGAAACAGAAGATGAAAGATCTGAAGCTGAAAATGTTGGAGAAAATTTCTCTACATCTAACTCAGCTCCTCAGCAGTTTCAGGGAATAATTAATTTAGCTTTTGAAGATGCAACAGAAAATGAAAGTCATGAGTTTTCTGCaactaagaattttaaaagatcagtttTACTTTCAGTAGATGAATGTGAAGAACTAGGATCTGATGAAGGGGAAGCCCATACTCCCTTTCAGCCTTCTGtagattctctttccccttctgatGTTTTTGATGGCATTTCTCATGAACATCACGGAAGGACCTGCTATTCCAGGTATACGCATGGAAGTGAAGGTAGTATTTTAGAATGTAAACAAGATAAAGGCAAGagtgtatataaaaatgaaagctcTCTCTTGGGTCCCAGTAGCATTGACTCATCAAGAAAAGATAAACAGAGTGCTTTAGCCACAGGAAAAAAGTACACAGCAGATGTCTTGTCCAAAGGAGGCAGACAGCTTCTTCCAGAAGATAAAAAAGTAAACAGTGGAAACGATGTGGATAATGACTTTCAGCAACGCAGCAAACTCTCAGATAGTGATATAAAATCTCAAGAAAGACCGTGTCATTTGGAGCTTCATCAAAGAGAACCCAATTCTGACATACCAAAGAACAGCTCTACAAAATTTCTAGACTCCTGTCGGAGTCAACTTCTGCCTCAGGAAGGTCAAGTGAAAGAGAACCATTCTACTGCTACCAAAAAAGCTAATATTGCTTTATCTGCAG GAGACATAGATGATTGTGATACACTGGCACAAACCTACATGTATGACCATCGGCCTTCAAAAACCCTCTCTCCAATATATGAGATGGATGTAATAGAAGCATTTGAGCAGAAAATGGAATCAGAAACACATGTTACAGACATGGATTTTGAAGATGATCAGCACTTTGCAGAACAAGATTGGACACTATTAAAGCAATTGCTCTCTGAACAGGATTCAAACTTAAATATTACGAATTCTGTTCCTGAAGACTTAAATTTAGCACAGTATCTAATCAACCAGACACTACTTTTAGCACGAGATAGCTCAAAACCTCAGGGTAAAGCACATGTTGACACTTTGAACAGATGGAGTGAACTGACCTCTCCCCTTGATGATTCCTCAGCAAGCATCACCATGGCTAGTTTTTCCTCTGAAGATTGTTCACCCCAAGGGGAATGGACAATTCTGGAACTGGAAACTCAACATTGA
- the BTBD8 gene encoding BTB/POZ domain-containing protein 8 isoform X3 — MKWIVKHFARFWSERSFANVPPEIQKSCLNMLIQSLNDENAAFLLMESDRLIISLPRVKWTEVALTMASQLQEECIAFIIKNFSTIIQSENFALLLQSQAMSSTADLLDKILKAIEENITTENSCSLLMALDMLLNSDNTKEMGFTCKIQALRDKLWIFLVQSFYAVRHTESWKLMSTDDQQKIQAAAFDKGDDRRLGKKPVFSSSQQRRQVSDSGVIKNKSWRGNTKDCWSYPSTKQKMKSDGLGAAGHSSNTNRNTVNKTLKHDDLKEKGSTKVASKVTKELKTGGKNVSGKPKAVIKSQTENSDNAKSANASPRQAVERSAGASANGQKNSLNEKGVRNQEGHITGARPKVLTGTINVQAKPKPLKKVTGKDSPCLSIAEPASRSTNSSMELLISNECLDEPKENGAVGEEKPSGDKLSFCEPPGQTVKNNVESIKTSSVVVKSRPVSKVANGTSNKKSIQEETNINNSVLKKVTSKGYSDPVPQAIIKKKGNGSGCATAQQRTKNASSNLAKTQGDSPNSVKSSVSSKQSEENVTKLDLNTTTDKQTPKKKIVKQGHTPLPKVNAKIGAMPKNLNQSKKSEILSNKDSKQKMLPGQVILKTQPSQRPLKSETCVVQKSMLHDVHENNNKDDISEQKPHEPLINLTSEISSTEAFQSSCKPKPQKPLSNQGKEKLVLECQSISNLDKSIKHELESKQTGSDKNEAKFSGKESDHPNTAKIYCHFDGSANVDSKLYTTTVLKSMISNPSENSLNSNPVCDLDSANPKQIHSVSDREKQGEEQDTNKKLSIKCVKDVLPCVPGRTNGTLNSVQDDRKSKIHVEEQKIPRHLSDDSAMSEIKHATADSDISSKCVLEHTSGKNSPKDMETTETPDSHETPEVPFMSHWNLSTSGLHQRESPESDTGSATTSSDDIKPRSEDYDAGGSQDDDGSNDRGISKCGTMLCHDFLGRSSSDTSTPEELKIYDSNLRIEVKMKKQSSNDLFQVNSTSDDEIPRKRPEIWSRSTVVHPREKENILRGSIQFAQEVDQVSSSADETEDERSEAENVGENFSTSNSAPQQFQGIINLAFEDATENESHEFSATKNFKRSVLLSVDECEELGSDEGEAHTPFQPSVDSLSPSDVFDGISHEHHGRTCYSRYTHGSEGSILECKQDKGKSVYKNESSLLGPSSIDSSRKDKQSALATGKKYTADVLSKGGRQLLPEDKKVNSGNDVDNDFQQRSKLSDSDIKSQERPCHLELHQREPNSDIPKNSSTKFLDSCRSQLLPQEGQVKENHSTATKKANIALSAGDIDDCDTLAQTYMYDHRPSKTLSPIYEMDVIEAFEQKMESETHVTDMDFEDDQHFAEQDWTLLKQLLSEQDSNLNITNSVPEDLNLAQYLINQTLLLARDSSKPQGKAHVDTLNRWSELTSPLDDSSASITMASFSSEDCSPQGEWTILELETQH; from the exons ATGAA atggaTTGTAAAGCATTTTGCAAGGTTTTGGTCTGAGAGAAGTTTTGCAAATGTACCTCCTGAGATTCAGAAAAGTTGTCTTAATATGTTGATTCAGTCTTTA aatgatGAGAATGCTGCTTTTCTTCTGATGGAAAGCGACAGGCTAATCATCAGTTTACCCAGAGTGAAGTGGACAGAAGTAGCACTGACTATGGCATCTCAGCTGCAAGAAGAATGTAttgcatttattataaaaaatttctcCACGATTATTCAAAGTGAAAATTTTGCTCTTCTCTTACAG TCACAAGCAATGAGCAGCACAGCTGATCTAttggacaaaattttaaaagcaattgaaGAAAATATTACCACTGAGAATAGTTGCTCTCTTCTAATGGCTTTGGACATGTTACTGAACTCTGACAATACAAAGGAAATG GGTTTTACGTGCAAGATCCAGGCTCTGCGTGATAAGCTGTGGATCTTCCTGGTTCAGTCTTTCTATGCTGTTCGTCACACAGAAAGCTGGAAGCTGATGAGCACAGATGATCAACAGAAAATCCAAGCAG CTGCATTTGACAAAGGTGATGATCGAAGACTTGGCAAAAAGCCTGTATTCAGTAGTTCTCAG caAAGGAGACAAGTTTCTGACTCTGGTGttataaaaaacaaatcttgGAGAGGAAATACCAAGGATTGTTGGAGTTATCCCTCTACTAAGCAAAAGATGAAATCTGATGGATTGGGAGCAGCTGGACATTCATCAAATACTAATAGAAATACtgtaaataaaactttgaaacatGATGATTTAAAGGAAAAGGGTAGTACAAAGGTAGCATCTAAAGTTACAAAAGAGCttaaaactggggggaaaaatgtcTCTGGAAAGCCCAAAGCTGTAATAAAGTCCCAAACAGAAAACAGTGATAATGCTAAGTCCGCAAATGCATCACCTAGACAAGCTGTGGAAAGATCAGCAGGAGCGTCAGCAAATGGACAGAAAAATTCATTAAATGAGAAAGGAGTGAGAAATCAGGAAGGGCACATTACAGGTGCCAGACCCAAGGTACTCACTGGAACCATAAACGTGCAAGCCAAACCAAAGCCTTTGAAGAAAGTGACAGGAAAAGATTCTCCATGCCTCAGCATTGCAGAGCCTGCTAGCAGATCAACCAATTCAAGTATGGAATTACTGATTTCCAATGAATGTCTGGATGAACCAAAAGAAAATGGAGCAGTAGGAGAAGAGAAGCCTTCTGGTGATAAATTGTCCTTTTGTGAACCTCCAGGACAGACAGTGAAAAACAATGTGGAAAGTATCAAAACTTCTTCTGTAG TAGTAAAATCTCGACCTGTTTCAAAAGTTGCCAATggaacttcaaataaaaaaagcattcaagaagaaactaatataaataacag TGTGCTAAAGAAGGTCACTAGCAAAGGATATAGTGATCCAGTACCACAggctattataaagaaaaaaggaaatggcagTGGATGTGCTACAGCTCAACAGAGAACAAAAAATGCCTCATCTAATCTTGCTAAAACTCAAG GAGACTCACCAAATTCAGTAAAATCTTCAGTCTCTTCAAAGCAGTCTGAAGAAAATGTGACAAAATTGGACCTCAATACAACTACAGATAAACAAACACCTAAGAAAAAGATTGTCAAGCAAGGACACACACCTTTGCCCAAGGTTAATGCAAAAATAGGGGCAATGCCTAAAAACTTAAATCAGTCTAAGAAAAGTGAAATTTTGAGTAATAAAGattcaaaacagaaaatgctTCCTGGACAGGTTATATTGAAAACTCAGCCTTCTCAAAgacctttaaaaagtgaaacatgtGTTGTCCAAAAAAGTATGCTTCATGATGTACATGAAAATAATAACAAGGATGATATTTCTGAACAGAAGCCTCATGAACCTCTAATTAATCTCACATCAGAAATCAGCAGTACAGAAGCTTTCCAGTCATCATGCAAACCTAAGCCACAAAAGCCATTAAGCAaccaagggaaagagaaattagTATTAGAATGCCAAAGTATTTCAAATCtggataaatcaataaaacatgaACTGGAATCAAAACAGACTGGTTCagataaaaatgaagcaaaattttCTGGCAAAGAATCAGATCATCCCAACACAGCTAAAATATATTGTCATTTTGATGGGAGTGCTAATGTAGATTCAAAATTATATACCACCACTGTCCTAAAATCCATGATTTCAAATCCCAGTGAAAACTCTTTGAATTCTAATCCTGTTTGTGATTTAGACTCAGCAAATCCAAAGCAAATCCATTCAGTAtcagacagggagaagcaaggagaggaacaagatacaaataaaaaattaagcattaaaTGTGTCAAAGATGTTTTACCATGTGTTCCTGGAAGGACAAATGGCACCTTAAATTCTGTCCAAGATGacagaaaatctaaaattcatGTAGAAGAACAGAAAATTCCTAGGCACTTATCTGATGATTCtgctatgagtgaaatcaaacaTGCTACAGCAGACTCAGATATTTCCTCCAAGTGTGTTTTGGAACATACATCAGGAAAAAATTCTCctaaagatatggaaacaacagaAACTCCAGATAGCCATGAAACTCCAGAAGTTCCATTTATGAGCCACTGGAATTTGAGTACCAGTGGTCTGCATCAGAGAGAGAGTCCTGAATCTGATACTGGCAGTGCTACCACATCCTCTGATGACATAAAGCCCAGATCTGAAGACTATGATGCTGGAGGGTCTCAGGATGATGATGGGTCAAATGACAGAGGTATTTCTAAATGTGGCACTATGCTGTGCCATGATTTTCTTGGAAGAAGTAGTAGTGATACCAGTACTCctgaggaattaaaaatatatgatagtAATTTAAGAAttgaagtgaaaatgaaaaagcaaagtagTAATGATCTTTTCCAAGTCAATTCAACAAGTGATGATGAGATTCCTAGGAAAAGGCCAGAAATTTGGTCTCGATCTACAGTAGTCCAccctagagaaaaagaaaatattctacgAGGCAGCATCCAGTTTGCTCAAGAAGTAGATCAAGTTTCTTCCTCAGCAGATGAAACAGAAGATGAAAGATCTGAAGCTGAAAATGTTGGAGAAAATTTCTCTACATCTAACTCAGCTCCTCAGCAGTTTCAGGGAATAATTAATTTAGCTTTTGAAGATGCAACAGAAAATGAAAGTCATGAGTTTTCTGCaactaagaattttaaaagatcagtttTACTTTCAGTAGATGAATGTGAAGAACTAGGATCTGATGAAGGGGAAGCCCATACTCCCTTTCAGCCTTCTGtagattctctttccccttctgatGTTTTTGATGGCATTTCTCATGAACATCACGGAAGGACCTGCTATTCCAGGTATACGCATGGAAGTGAAGGTAGTATTTTAGAATGTAAACAAGATAAAGGCAAGagtgtatataaaaatgaaagctcTCTCTTGGGTCCCAGTAGCATTGACTCATCAAGAAAAGATAAACAGAGTGCTTTAGCCACAGGAAAAAAGTACACAGCAGATGTCTTGTCCAAAGGAGGCAGACAGCTTCTTCCAGAAGATAAAAAAGTAAACAGTGGAAACGATGTGGATAATGACTTTCAGCAACGCAGCAAACTCTCAGATAGTGATATAAAATCTCAAGAAAGACCGTGTCATTTGGAGCTTCATCAAAGAGAACCCAATTCTGACATACCAAAGAACAGCTCTACAAAATTTCTAGACTCCTGTCGGAGTCAACTTCTGCCTCAGGAAGGTCAAGTGAAAGAGAACCATTCTACTGCTACCAAAAAAGCTAATATTGCTTTATCTGCAG GAGACATAGATGATTGTGATACACTGGCACAAACCTACATGTATGACCATCGGCCTTCAAAAACCCTCTCTCCAATATATGAGATGGATGTAATAGAAGCATTTGAGCAGAAAATGGAATCAGAAACACATGTTACAGACATGGATTTTGAAGATGATCAGCACTTTGCAGAACAAGATTGGACACTATTAAAGCAATTGCTCTCTGAACAGGATTCAAACTTAAATATTACGAATTCTGTTCCTGAAGACTTAAATTTAGCACAGTATCTAATCAACCAGACACTACTTTTAGCACGAGATAGCTCAAAACCTCAGGGTAAAGCACATGTTGACACTTTGAACAGATGGAGTGAACTGACCTCTCCCCTTGATGATTCCTCAGCAAGCATCACCATGGCTAGTTTTTCCTCTGAAGATTGTTCACCCCAAGGGGAATGGACAATTCTGGAACTGGAAACTCAACATTGA